Within Bactrocera oleae isolate idBacOlea1 chromosome 6, idBacOlea1, whole genome shotgun sequence, the genomic segment atgaaaaacaataaaaatagtaatagaGAATCATGAATAACAATTTCGTGACACGTGCAAGACTTATAGATTATTATGTTAGAACGCTCCGAATGCGAAATTGAATATGCATGTACCAAACCCTGTAGGAAGAACTTATAATTTCCTGTGCTACTAGccagtaaattattattattgtttttatatcctgaacaggatatattaagtttgtcacgtaGTTTCTAACAACCAGGAGGAAATgtctgagaccctataaaatatatatctaaattatgagcgtgacgagctgagtcgatttagccatgtccgtctgtctgtatatacgcaaactagttctTCAGTTcttcagtttttcagatatcgatcacgttcttttcaagaagctgccatacaagccgaacgatcaaaatgaagtttatGTATAAAAACTTTTGTTTCGTGAAAAGTTGTTTAGCTTCGGTGATAGCATAGGTCTAGTTTTTCCTGGCAGAGTCATACTAAACACACACATTTTAATGCCCATTGGGTAAATAAGTATACGATAATCTGGTTATGTATAGGTACATAAAGGGTAgtccaaatacaaaatttcatagTTTAAATTTGCAGACGCGTGAATTGGTAGCCAAGGTCATAAAATACGCATGCAGAAATGTGCACACACGCACtcgatgtatatataaaaagggTGGAccaaatacttttcaaatatttttattgacaacCTAATTTTTGTCAATGGTATGCGCAtatgtttgtttattaaataatgaataatttCTGAAGAGtcagacaatttttagaaatacttTCACTATATCACCAATCACTCTTCCGTTCTCACGTCAGTCgtgtctacgtaaccggaacgggtCCAAATTTATATTAAGTCAACTATTATCAAACCGGCTATATTTGCCAGATTACCAATCATTTCCCACACTCATTTTCTTTTTGTGCAGACACTGAAGAGATTATCTTTAAAATTTAGAAGTATAAGAATCGACCTAtacctacatatttatgttgtcaatagttgtatataatataaacaaatgaatTGAATCTTCTAAAAAGCAGAAGTAACAACACAAAAGTTACTTATTGCTGTGTGCGTTGTGTGTTTTTCTTATTGTAATCGCACATTTTCCAAGCTAAGCAAAACCCAGGCAGCCGCCTCATCGCATAAACGAAAAAAGATATCAGTTGATAGCTGAACATCGTGCTGTATTGGCCggtaaaattttagaattttggaTAATACGAAAAATTTGCTGTGttgtgaagaagaaaaatatattaaataataaaaataaaaaataatttgcacaaaaaataaaaaattttagaatttacaataaaaaaattatgttcagAAAGAGTTTAACTACTTTCGCACAAACTAAAATTGCAAACAATGCTGTATGTCTAACGCCAATAGTTTGTCGAACTTCCAGTAGACGTACTAGGCATAGTAAAGCCGATAGCCGTCCGCCAAAAGTTTTGATTACTGGTATGTATCTAAGTCCCAAATAACAACGATTATAGTGTGAAACATGCAATCatatagaaaaattgttatttttaaatattttatgcgggtattctagtctagagacatgaattttaagtgattttttaaGTGTCGTAAAAACAAGGCAATCGATATTTTTATcgtcgattttttttatcagttatttattaattttgcaagagtacagaaaaaaagtttaaattttgaaaactggcagctgatgaagtgagggatctcaaaaaattggcaaaaaagcaTACCCTTGATTCTAACCCTCCTTCCTCCCTCATCTGATTATCAATCCGCAATGAAgtcgcaattgtatgaactagcgttaagtaaaaaagtgaaattctacgctaaaaatgtattttttaaaacttcaaaaaaatgtttataggtGCCTGctcaacattttaaaaatctcAGACGCAGACAGAAATACTCGTCACTTTTCTTATATTGATTTACtcttaatttttgtattgcGAAAAGTTgcttttttgctaaaaatattcactaatatcaacaacaattttcaaacGTATCGAAACGTGCCTGTGTGTGTCTGTACATGACTCTTgagcaacaacaatttgtttgccatttatttataatatgatCTGATATTTGAAAAATGAGTACGCAGTGTGCAAATAGTTATAAAcatacaataatttatataataaaagtaagaaaaatattgTGTACACTTTTTGCAAgaaactaaatttattatttattatttcttcttttatattattattgagattaaattttttgaaaaaatttcttgtAAAATTAATCAGCAACtcgaatttattaatttattttaaaaattttatatttttctggcTTGTAACTAATAAGACTCATTCTTGAATTGCTTATAACTTGTTTTACACCCTACGCCAGGTGGTCTGGGGCAACTCGGCATGGAATGCGCTAAACTTTTGCGCTCTCAATATGGCGCTGACAGTGTTGTACTCTCAGATATCATTAAACCCAGTCAGGAGGTTATAGAAAGTGGTCCGTACATATTCGCCGACATTTTAGACTTCAAGGGTCTGCAAAAGATTGTCGTCGATAATCGTATTGATTGGCTCATACATTTCTCCGCATTGTTGAGCGCGATCGGTGAACAAAATGTGCCACTAGCGGTGCGGTAAGTGTTGTATACTAATGGCACAAatagtcaccgacgcaaaaccgtggaccgaatcagctgatacgacctatcttatgagagcgcaatatattgtaaatgaagagtcaccaccgcttctgtCGTCCGCTTCAAAAGACCGTACgataggatatccgcgaaaatttaattttttcataacttttgacaaatttggtttgatacgggcggtaagtacggaagggaggaatgtcggtgactgtttgtgctataagtgtataataattttgtaaattaacaAACCACCACAGTTTCTGAATGTCCATTGTACTcatgtttttttctattttttattttatcgtgTTAGTTCTTTCATTTATCCGTCTGCACGTTGATTTTCTGTCATAACTAAGGAAGACTTTCACTTAAACACGCAAAGTGATTACAAAATAACTGTACAAAGTAATCGCGTGATATCAACAATCACATTTTTCTGCTTTGCTTCCCCAtgcagttttaatttatttttctgaaatattgcaGCGTCAACATCGAGGGTGTACATAATGTCATCGAACTGGCAAAACAGTACAATTTACGCATTTTTGTGCCAAGCACAATTGGCGCATTCGGCCCAGACAGTCCGCGCGATCCAACTCCAAATGTAACAGTGAGTATTTGCTACTTTTATTATGTGtcatgtgtacgtatgtatcaTAGATGAGTATAGTgcatcatattatatatattgactgcacttcaacaaaaaaaaataccattgcTTTAtcagtaaatatttatgttactgCATTCATCTATGGTATGCAAATATTGCTTTCCTTGTTTACCGAAACTGCTACCAGTgtcaaattgtaataaaatacgaGTTAGTGACTTAATTAGTCAATAAAAGtttaagtttattataaatagctcaaatacaaaaatcataaataaattatttataataagaaCGTGTCTTACAAAACCTTATGCTCTGTGCAAGTGAAAGCAGTGTGACAAGCCACTCTGTATAAATTCAGTTAAAATTATgacaatattttatgaattcGGCTTCGATTGCGTTCGCATTCCCATCAGCCATGGCGAAAATGCGCGTTGAAGAGAAATTTAGCAGCAATGAAGAGATAACCGCCAAAGTTGAAacgttctaaatttttttttgttttgtttgtaacTGATCGCTAATGAATTACTTAAGCATTTGAAGTGGTTTTCAGCGAAACTAAATTAATCAAActattttttggtcaaaaattattaatggtatttaattacttttatttccattttctaTACAACAAACTCTATTCTtctctttatatacatattaaatatagatTCAACGCCCCCGCACAATGTATGGCGTCTCAAAAGTGCATGCTGAACTTATGGGCGAATATTATTACCATAAATTTGGCCTGGATTTTAGATGCTTGCGCTTTCCGGGTGTTATTTCAAGCGATCCACCAGGCGGTGGTACTACTGGTGAGTACTTTaggctttttaaatatttttatacttga encodes:
- the Tdh gene encoding L-threonine 3-dehydrogenase, mitochondrial, with translation MFRKSLTTFAQTKIANNAVCLTPIVCRTSSRRTRHSKADSRPPKVLITGGLGQLGMECAKLLRSQYGADSVVLSDIIKPSQEVIESGPYIFADILDFKGLQKIVVDNRIDWLIHFSALLSAIGEQNVPLAVRVNIEGVHNVIELAKQYNLRIFVPSTIGAFGPDSPRDPTPNVTIQRPRTMYGVSKVHAELMGEYYYHKFGLDFRCLRFPGVISSDPPGGGTTDYAVAIFHEALRSGKYTCYLRPDTRLPMMYIEDCLRALLEFMRAPSENLKRRVYNVTAMSFTPEELVEKLSSYVPNLHVTYKPDSRQEIADSWPQVFDDSEARRDWGWQHKYDLKNLVNFMVKDVRENFIKLENAKVRASST